The Meleagris gallopavo isolate NT-WF06-2002-E0010 breed Aviagen turkey brand Nicholas breeding stock chromosome 10, Turkey_5.1, whole genome shotgun sequence genome contains a region encoding:
- the LOC100545644 gene encoding regulator of G-protein signaling 1, which produces MVLSAEEVIQWSQSLEKLLASQSGQGVFREFLKSEFSEENIEFWLACEDYKKTKADHLHCKAERIYEEFVQSDAIKQINIDHQMREATAKRAQDPTHTSFDEAQRTVYILMERDSYPRFLKSKTYLNLLNQLQTNNSK; this is translated from the exons ATGGT GCTTTCTGCAGAGGAAGTAATACAGTGGTCCCAGTCTTTGGAAAAGCTCCTGGCCAGCCAAA GTGGTCAAGGTGTCTTTCGGGAGTTCCTGAAGTCAGAGTTCAGTGAGGAGAACATTGAGTTCTGGCTGGCCTGCGAAGATTACAAGAAAACCAAGGCTGATCACTTACATTGCAAAGCAGAGAGGATTTATGAGGAGTTTGTTCAGTCAGATGCTATTAAGCAG aTCAATATTGACCATCAGATGAGGGAAGCAACAGCCAAAAGGGCTCAAGACCCAACTCACACAAGTTTTGATGAAGCCCAGAGAACTGTCTACATCCTCATGGAAAGGGATTCATATCCCAGATTCTTGAAATCCAAAACCTACCTGAACCTTCTGAATCAGCTGCAGACCAACAATTCAAAATAA